A window of the Cryptococcus decagattii chromosome 6, complete sequence genome harbors these coding sequences:
- a CDS encoding N-acetyl-gamma-glutamyl-phosphate reductase: protein MLRRSHIPRAVLNISRVPASRAFTKPSLPLSASSQLTKKDSNNVLFEFEARKVGNEIRKRGLVNLLGVQREGGMDRDTIIRLLYSLGSRHEVERYLRIFTQSSKASPGGVLPEAKFAVLKIGGAILTNELEDLALSLSFLNRLGLFPVVLHGAGPQLNEILESEGVVPDYEDGIRITDAKTLAVARRVFLQENLKLTTALERLGTRARPIPTGVFTADYLDKSKYGLVGKITRVDKAPIEAAIKAGCLPILTSLAENAEGQILNVNADVAAGELARVLEPMKIVYLNEKGGLFHGVTGKKISTINLDEEYDALMKESWVKFGTKLKIREIKELLDTLPRTSSVAIISTDMLQKELFTDAGAGTLIRRGYKLYKQPSVEAVGSTQLRQVFTERDPEVESGRKSVAEIFSELKNSPHTIYGDEPFDVVAVVSHPPGETPVMTKFLPSRNGILNKIVDNVFDAIKKDHKRLFWTAKADDENRAWHFERADGSFTRAGRSLFWYGVPDVKEVERIIEGFEENGRIERVFLPVGPSIPPHRRAAPAAAPGATPAGARAFSTSVRPSLAGISNTSTRGYATAVDAAPRKRVALIGARGYTGQNLISLIDNHPHLDLTHVSSRELAGLPLKDYKKSAVNYSNLSVEDVGKMAEANEVDAWVMALPNGVCKPFVDAIDKASKKGGKSVIVDLSADYRFENDWTYGLPELYGRDLVKQAIRVSNPGCYATNTQLLLAPLMPHLDKVQMPSIFGVSGFSGAGTKSGEKDAEGRPKTVPKISAEDLKGGIRPYSLTDHIHEREASRHLSSLIPSSTNPFSVAFIPNVAPWFSGIVSVLTAPLDKSMRASEIIELYEEKYGKEPLVQIQKTVPDVTEVMGKHGWRVGGVQVHSSGKRVVVVGALDNLLKGAATQAMQNLNLALGYEELAGVPTDKF from the exons ATGCTCCGACGTTCCCATATCCCTCGTGCAGTCCTCAATATCAGCAGGGTACCCGCATCCCGTGCTTTTACAAAgccttctctccctctttccGCCTCCTCTCAGCTCACTAAGAAGGACTCCAACAACGTCCTCTTCGAGTTCGAGGCCCGCAAGGTCGGCAATGAGATCCGAAAAAGGGGCTTAGTCAATCTTTTGGGTGTCCAGAGGGAAGGCGGTATGGACCGC GACACTATCATCCGTCTTCTTTACTCCCTTGGATCACGGCATGAAGTTGAACGATACCTCCGTATCTTCACCCAGTCCTCCAAGGCCTCTCCTGGAGGTGTGCTTCCCGAAGCCAAGTTTGCTGTCCTCAA GATCGGAGGCGCCATCCTTACCAACGAGCTCGAAGACCTTgccctttctctctctttcctcaaTAGACTTGGTTTGTTCCCTGTAGTTCTCCACGGTGCCGGTCCTCAGCT CAACGAGATTCTTGAGTCTGAGGGTGTTGTCCCCGACTACGAGGACGGTATCCGTATCACTGATGCAAAGACTCTTGCTGTCGCTCGT CGAGTTTTCCTCCAAGAGAACCTCAAGCTCACTACCGCCCTTGAGCGTCTCGGTACCCGTGCTCGACCCATCCCTACCGGTGTTTTCACCGCCGACTACCTCGATAAGTCCAAGTATGGTCTTGTCGGCAAGATTACCCGTGTCGACAAGGCGCCCATCGAGGCTGCCATTAAGGCAGGATGCCTGCCCATCTTGACCAGTTTGGCTGAGAACGCTGAAGGTCAGATTTTGAACGTCAACGCCGACGTTGCCGCCGGTGAGCTCGCCCGAGTTCTCGAG CCTATGAAGATTGTCTACCTCAACGAGAAGGGTGGTCTCTTCCACGGTGTTACTGGCAAGAAGATTTCCACCATCAACCTCGACGAAGAGTACGATGCCCTCATGAAGGAATCTTGGGTCAAGTTTGGCACCAAGCTCAAGATCCGAGAGATCAAGGAGCTCCTCGACACTCTTCCCCGCACTTCTTCTGTTGCCATCATCTCGACGGACATGCTCCAAAAGGAGCTCTTCACCGATGCCGGTGCGGGCACCTTGATCCGACGAGGTTACAAGCTTTACAAGCAACCCTCGGTCGAGGCTGTTGGCAGCACTCAGCTCCGACAAGTCTTTACGGAACGTGATCCTGAAGTCGAGTCTGGCCGCAAGTCTGTTGCCGAGATCTTCTCCGAGCTCAAGAACAGCCCTCACACCATTTACGGTGACGAGCCTTTCGACGTTGTTGCCGTCGTCTCCCACCCCCCAGGCGAGACTCCTGTGATGACCAAGTTCCTTCCCTCCCGTAACGGTATCCTCAACAAGATCGTCGACAACGTCTTTGATGCCATCAAGAAGGATCACAAGCGTCTCTTCTGGACTGCCAAGGCCGATGACGAGAACCGTGCCTGGCACTTTGAGCGAGCGGACGGCAGCTTTACTCGAGCGGGCAGGAGCTTGTTCTGGTATGGTGTTCCTGATGTGAAGGAAGTTGAGAGGATCATTGAGGGTTTTGAGGAGAATGGCAGGATTGAGAGGGTTTTCTTGCCTGTTGGCCCTAGCATCCCCCCTCACAGGCGAGCCGCTCCCGCCGCTGCCCCCGGTGCTACCCCTGCTGGAGCCCGTGCCTTCTCTACCTCTGTccgtccttctctcgcCGGTATTTCCAACACCAGCACTAGGGGCTACGCCACCGCTGTTGACGCTGCTCCTCGTAAGCGAGTTGCTCTTATTGGTGCCCGAGGCTACACTGGTCAGAACCTCATTTCTCTGATCGACAACCACCCCCACCTCGATCTCACTCATGTCTCTTCTCGTGAGCTTGCCGGTCTCCCTCTCAAGGACTACAAGAAATCTGCCGTCAATTACTCCAACCTTTCTGTTGAGGATGTGGGAAAGATGGCCGAGGCAAACGAGGTCGACGCTTGGGTGATGGCTCTTCCCAACGGTGTCTGCAAACCCTTTGTGGACGCCATTGACAAGGCCTCAAAGAAGGGTGGAAAGAGCGTGATTGTGGACCTCAGTGCGGACTACAGGTTTGAGAATGACTGGACCTATGGCTTGCCGG AGCTCTACGGCCGAGATCTTGTCAAGCAAGCCATTCGAGTTTCCAACCCTGGATGCTACGCCACCAACACCCAGCTTTTGCTTGCTCCTTTGATGCCTCACCTTGACAAGGTGCAGATGCCCTCTATCTTTGGTGTTTCCGGCTTCTCCGGTGCTGGTACCAAGAGTGGTGAGAAGGACGCCGAGGGCAGGCCCAAGACTGTTCCCAAAATT TCGGCTGAGGACCTCAAGGGCGGCATCCGTCCGTACTCTCTTACTGACCACATTCACGAGCGTGAAGCCTCCCGAcatctttcttccctcatcccttcctctaCAAACCCCTTCTCGGTCGCCTTCATTCCCAACGTCGCCCCTTGGTTCTCTGGTATCGTCTCTGTCCTCACTGCTCCTCTGGACAAGAGCATGCGCGCGTCCGAAATCATCGAGTTGTACGAAGAAAAGTACGGCAAGGAACCTCTAGTCCAGATCCAGAAGACTGTGCCTGATGTGACCGAGGTCATGGGCAAGCACGGCTGGAGGGTTGGTGGTGTCCAGGTTCACAGCTCAGGCAAGAGGGTGGTTGTTGTT GGCGCTTTGGACAACCTTCTCAAGGGTGCTGCCACTCAGGCCATGCAG AACCTCAATCTTGCCCTCGGCTATGAGGAGCTTGCCGGCGTTCCCACCGACAAGTTTTAA
- a CDS encoding ATP synthase subunit alpha, mitochondrial — translation MRAAIRNSLRGAVAQTARARVAPLAVRTYATAKPAASEVSSILEGRIAGASAGGDVQETGRVLTIGDGIARVYGLRNVQAEEMVEFSSGVRGMCLNLEADNVGVTIFGNDRLIKEGDTVKRTGQIVDVPVGPGLLGRVVDALGNPIDGKGPIKAAGRTKAQLKAPGILPRRSVHEPMQTGLKSVDSLVPIGRGQRELIIGDRQTGKSALAIDTILNQKKWNDGADESKKLYCVYVAVGQKRSTVAQLVQTLEQNDAMKYSIIVAATASEAAPLQYLAPFSGCAMGEWFRDNGKHALIIYDDLSKQAVAYRQMSLLLRRPPGREAYPGDVFYLHSRLLERAAKMNADYGAGSLTALPIIETQGGDVSAYIPTNVISITDGQIFLEAELFFKGVRPAINVGLSVSRVGSAAQTKLMKSVAGSLKLYLAQYREVAAFAQFGSDLDASTRYLLNRGARLTELLKQPQYSPMPTEVMAPLIYAGVNGMLDKIPVEKITAWEKSFTELFKSQHGALLEKLGGGVLTKEIEEEMKKIIDGHVADFIA, via the exons ATGCGCGCCGCTATCAGGAACTCCCTCAGGGGTGCTGTCGCCCAGACC GCCCGAGCCCGTGTCGCTCCTCTTGCTGTCAGGACCTACGCTACCGCCAAGCCTG CTGCTTCCGAGgtttcttccatcctcgAGGGCCGAATCGCTGGCGCTTCTGCCGGTGGTGACGTCCAGGAGACTGGTCGTGTCCTTACCATTGGTGACGGTATCGCCCGTGTCTACGGTCTCCGAAACGTCCAGGCCGAGGAAATGGTTGAGTTCTCTTCCGGTGTCCGAGGCATGTGCTTGAACTTGGAAGCCGACAACGTCGGTGTTACTATCTTCGGTAACGACAGGTTGATCAAGGAGGGTGACACTGTCAAGCGAACTGGTCAAATTGTCGATGTTCCCGTTGGTCCCGGTCTTCTCGGCCGAGTTGTCGACGCTTTGGGTAACCCCATCGACGGCAAGGGCCCTATCAAGGCTGCAGGCAGGACTAAGGCCCAGCTCAAGGCCCCTGGTATTCTTCCCCGACGATCCGTCCACGAGCCCATGCAAACTGGTCTTAAGTCTGTCGACTCTTTGGTCCCT ATTGGTCGTGGTCAGCGAGAGCTTATCATCGGTGACCGTCAGACTGGTAAATCCGCTCTCGCCATTGACACCATTCTTAACCAGAAGAAGTGGAACGACGGTGCCGACGAGTCCAAGAAGCTCTACTGTGTCTACGTTGCCGTTGGCCAGAAGCGATCTACCGTCGCTCAGCTCGTTCAGACCCTTGAGCAGAACGATGCCATGAAGTACTCCATCATTGTCGCTGCTACCGCCTCTGAGGCCGCTCCCCTCCAGTACCTTGCTCCCTTCTCTGGTTGCGCCATGGGCGAGTGGTTCCGTGACAACGGCAAGCACGCTTTGATCATCTACGATGACTTGTCCAAGCAGGCCGTTGCCTACCGACAGATGTCTTTGCTTCTTCGACGACCCCCTGGTCGTGAGGCTTACCCCGGTGAC GTTTTCTACCTCCACTCTCGTCTTCTCGAGCGTGCCGCCAAGATGAACGCCGACTACGGAGCTGGTTCTCTCACTGCCCTCCCCATCATTGAGACCCAGGGTGGTGACGTGTCTGCCTACATTCCCACCAACGTTATTTCCATTACCGACGGTCAGATCTTCTTGGAAGCTGAGCTTTTCTTCAAGGGTGTCCGACCCGCTATCAACGTCGGCT TGTCCGTCTCTCGAGTCGGTTCCGCCGCCCAGACCAAGCTTATGAAGTCTGTCGCCGGTTCTCTTAAGCTCTACCTTGCTCAGTACCGAGAAGTCGCTGCCTTCGCCCAGTTCGGTTCCGACCTCGACGCTTCTACCCGATACCTCCTTAACCGAGGTGCTCGTCTCACTGAGCTCCTTAAGCAGCCCCAGTACAGCCC TATGCCCACCGAGGTCATGGCTCCTCTTATCTACGCTGGTGTTAACGGTATGCTCGACAAGATCCCCGTTGAGAAGATTACCGCTTGGGAGAAGTCCTT CACTGAGCTCTTCAAGTCTCAGCACGGTGCTCTCCTCGAGAAGCTCGGTGGTGGTGTCTTGAccaaggagattgaggaggagatgaagaagatcatcGATGGCCACGTCGCCGACTTCATCGCTTAG